GTACAGCTGTTGACGCTCTCAACCCATTTTAATCtacagtttgtattttcttccaCACAAACACTTGACTCACCCGCACAAATAAAACCTCAACTTGTCCATAAACCTCGTATGTGCAGGTGTATAGAAACGATATAACTAATGATACAAttaatcatattaataattgTGCCCacattgaaataaatatttataataataataataatagaaatctGTGTTCctttaaaagacaaattaaatacaacaaTTCCATCAAAagtctaaaaacaaacaaacaaaacagaaacagaaatgtatgaaaatatattatttaagcagacatacagtattatgcATCTATTCGTTTAAGCAGCCTCAGTAACATCAGGAGAACTGCGCGCGCTGTTAGTGTGTATTATTTATTGAGGAGGGCCCTCGGTGCGGCCATGGCTGCAGCTCCTAGTCacggatgcacacacacacacacaaacatacacacacacacacacacacacacggggctGACAGGCTGCAGTCACACAGGTAGGCTCCTCCAATAAACACCTGTGCGTTTTTGCTTTGAATGACTGTGACACACAGCGACTGATCGGCGGGAAGCTGCTGCGTGAACTGTGAAGACCCTGTCAGGCTTCACGTCGTGTCCCGTACAGCTGACAGAAGCTCTGAAATCTTTACTGAAGCTCGTTTGTGTCTCCCAGACGTCCCATCCAGCAGATATTAAGAGCGACTTCAATTTTAAACGCATCCTAATAGAATCTGAGGGGAAATGAAAACGAGCAGAAACTAAACTAGAACAATTATGTACATAAAGCAGTTAGAAAACCATCGCCAGGAACAAAATTGGGAAATAAATGAAGGCCGACCAATGCAATTAATGTGCTGCTAAATATTATCTGCGCCGGATAGCCTCGAAAATAAACCTCAACACAGCTGATTTGATGTCTGCGCAACATTGTTGagcataatttaaaataataacttgCTAGTACTATCAGTGCACCccccactttaaaaaaaaaaatcagtttgaaCCTGTCATAGGCCGTAAATGCAAATAAGCAGTCTACCTCGAGCTTTTCTACTGGTTCAGATGAGTGTGTTAAATGTCCTGGAGATATGTGCgcgtgagtgtgtttgtgtgtgtgtgtgtgtgtgtttgtgtgcgcgcgtgcgtaCGGGGGGCTCCTCTCTGGACGAATCCGTTCCGTTGCGCGTTCGAGTCCGCCTCTCCGCGCCCCTGCTTCCCATTGACGCACTTTTTAAGCGTCTTCCCCTTCTCCACCTTAAGGCGAGCAGCAGCGGCAGCGACCAATCACCATGCCATTACAGCCTTCAGAGGAAGCTGTTTATGGGACTGCAGCGCTAATTAGGCTCATGAACTAACAAATCTGCCCGCACGAAGCCGGCGAGGAAAACGATCACATCCATGGATTAGTCTGGGAGTAGCTGAGCACTTTTTATTTTGGCTTTCTCGACACTGCCGCCTTTTCTCAACTTATTTACTGCGcagaaactttcccccttttCTTGGGTGTGGAGTATTTTTTAAGCGAGAGCGCCTACGACGACTTCACCTTAAACTGGGGAATCTGGACTATCAGACCATGTTTCAACCTACACCCAAGAGGTGTTTTACTATAGAGTCTTTAGTGGCGAAGGATAATCCTGTACCGGCGTCCCGCTCCGAGGAGCCCATCAGGCCAGCGGCTCTCAGCTATGCAAACTCCGGCCAGATGAACCCGTTTCTGAACGGCTTTCACTCCGGCGGCAGGGGCGTCTACTCTAACCCGGACTTGGTGTTTGCCGAGGCGGTCTCTCATCCGCCAAACTCCGCCGTCCCGGTGCATCCGGTGGCCCCGCCGCACGCTCTGGCCGCTCACCCGCTTTCATCCCCACACAGTCCGCACCCTCTTTTCGCCAGCCAGCAAAGGGACCCCTCAACTTTCTACCCCTGGTTATTACACAGATATAGGTACTTGGGTCACAGATTTCAAGGTAAGTTCTCAAAGTGCTTCATTTGGTTCACTTTTACGCACGATACGCGCTGAGCGGCTggagagtgttttttttcctctttccttcagCAGACAGAGCTGGACGGAATAACATAtctgtaaagctgcagcaggGCAGGTTTTAAAGCCTATCACGTCCTGTCTTCAggacaaaacatacacactttttaaaaaatgattatttcgTTCAAATAATGAGCAGGTCTGCTTGAATttctttatttagaaaaaagagaaagcatCTCGTGCAAAGAAATAATTGTTGCCATGGCTTCTGTAGCCGTCTGCTGCTTTCACTGTCTGTCCAGCACGAAAAAAAGACCACTAGaatttttgacatgtttgttcACAGTTGGTCTGCAGCATAGCTTTAATTCTTTACGCTGTATTCATGCGTAAAAACGAAATAATGTATCACGCTGCTTCGCTGTTTTAAACTAagaattatttcacattttaactgagcttaaatagattttttgtttggttgtttttaaaggaaaaaaaataaaacaatttggaGGATTATTTGAGTAGCTTATTGCTAATTTTCTAAAGCTGACATGAGTCATATTTGGGGTGATTTTAGTTTTATTAAGTGAACTTGGCCTGTGAGCTGTTTGGCCTCTTATCAAActcctttattattttttgctgCTGGTTGCTCATTTTATACTATTTATGCTTttgattatttgtattttttctgacaaattaaagtaaaatgaacatatttaaagGAATTTATTCAAAATTAATTTCTCAAGTTGTTTTTGGCTGATGTTTATTTCAATATTCTCATGCTGCTTCCATTTTACCTGTGATTTTGTTTACCAGAGCTGTTTGTTTAGATAATTAAATTAGGCCCAGGATTATAGCTCAGTgctctgtgttgttttcctctttcttgCATGCGGATGTTCTGACAAATGTTGGATGAAGAAAGGATATAACAGCCAATAATTTGAAATACACACGTTTAATATATTCTCTTCTTTTATTGATCGCTGTCCAGCTTCTCCTCAGACATTATCATGTATATATTTCTCAATCCTGCCCTCAGTGGACTATTGTTTCATGCGTGCGCAGGCCTGCTGTTTTGCTCTggaaatgttcatattttattacatttacaaaaaaaaacaaaacaaacaaaaaaaaaacatcat
This genomic stretch from Thunnus albacares chromosome 14, fThuAlb1.1, whole genome shotgun sequence harbors:
- the emx2 gene encoding homeobox protein EMX2: MFQPTPKRCFTIESLVAKDNPVPASRSEEPIRPAALSYANSGQMNPFLNGFHSGGRGVYSNPDLVFAEAVSHPPNSAVPVHPVAPPHALAAHPLSSPHSPHPLFASQQRDPSTFYPWLLHRYRYLGHRFQGNETSPESFLLHNALARKPKRIRTAFSPSQLLRLEHAFEKNHYVVGAERKQLAHSLSLTETQVKVWFQNRRTKFKRQKLEEEGSESQQKKKGSHHINRWRLATKQSSPEEIDVTSDD